AACGACTCAACAATTACCTACTCGAAAATAACCTAATAACTAATGTACAGAGCGGATTTAGAActaaacattcaacaatagatcaaatagttagattacaaaatagtattaatgatgCATTTTGAAAATCTCATAAggttttaacaatattcatagatattgaaaaagcttttgatatggtatggcgtCAAGGTCTACTAAATAAACTACAGAGTAACGGTATTAAAGGtagtatgtttaattttatcaacaatTTCATCCATAATAGATCAATCTCAGAGTGAACGGTCACTATTCAGATAAAACCGAAATAATTAATGGCATACCACAAGGTTCGGTCCTCTCACCAACCttattcaacatttttattaatgacataactaaagcacttaatgctaaaggaaaaacaaaaacgaccacGCCATTAAACACAGCACTATTTGCCGATTATTGCGCCATCTGGCGCACAGGCAACACAACCACTAATTTATTTCACCTAATGCAAGCTGATATGAATAGACTTAACAAATGGGCCCTGGACTGGGACAATaaactatcagaaactaaaactgtctatatcctttttaataaagtcaataaatcAGATAATCACCAATTTAAATCAGGtgataaaataattccaagagtcaaaaaaaaaaaaaattctaggtgtaacttttgactcaaaactaacctttagtgaCCATATCAATGACATAGTCAGGAACTCAAAAAATACTCTAAACTTGTTAAGAGCCATCTCAGGTACCAGTTGGGGAGCGCAAACAGAGGCagtgcttatggtttacaaagcatgcataCTTTCCAGAATAGAttatggagcccaagcctacagttgcgccgcccccaaactgttacataatttaaatgttattcaaaaccaagctcttagaATCATAGCTAAAGTTCCATCAAATAACAGCGGACAGAGCTTAGAAGTTGAATTTAACATTATGCCACTGAAATATCGTCGCAATCTTCAACATCTTAATTATCATCTAAAAATCCACTCTCTTAAActagatcacccagttcaggaactcactcctatcatagctaaaccaggactagtattcaaaaccaatcaaaatcttaatgATTTTTTCGCCACTAAAGTtagtaaaatagaaatagaagtgggtatagataacacgccagtggcactataccatatCAATCAGCCAGTCGAGTGCCACACATCATATCTAATTAAACAAGCTACGGATTCAACTCCAtttccaccatttaagaaaatcCTGTTCGAAGCCGCAGCCAACAAAAATTACCCTGAGCACATCCATATCTACACGGATGGCTAAAAACATCCAGAtaacggtagggttggcttcttagtagttgaagaaaaaatatctaaacactctaaattagttaaatacgccaggctgtcagataacctatcagtctatacagcagaactgacagccatctatgaagccctaatctggattaaaactaaacaatactCTAAAAGCGTTATTTTTTCAGATAGTCTTAGCTCTatccaatcacttcaaactaataaatctaccaggCCAGATATCCTCGCAGCCATCCACAATAAACTTCATGAACTAAACCAGCTTAATGTAAcagtagtattcgaatgggtcccagctcacgtaggtataattggcaatgaaatagctgactatggagccaaaactgcactttCAATCACTAGTAAAATTACACCACTACCTTTAGGAATATCAgaactaatgtcaaaagcaagaaaacactacattaatcaatggcaggccaactgggacctaacaaccaatacatggcactataacatcaaaccACTAGTCAACTCTTTCCGACCTAAACAATTaaacacttatgtggataaaataattactaaattgcgCATAGGTAAATCTTCGCAGCTCAAGAGCTTCTCTTTTCACCAATAAAAACCCTGACTGTGAGTGTGGCACCCGGcaagatatgaaacactatctcctggattgcacgctacacagcagccagagaaaactaatgatagaatcaataaccgaagccaaccacaataaaccaattacacctaactttttacttaaccctgataaatatctaaaacataaaaccttcaaagcagtatatcactgtattcaatgctatacaaggacggagggggatgggtggtcatgaatgaccgttgaactcactagaatagggacttaagacaataggtacaatcttaacacaaaactaggattcaaaCACAGACTACAcactcactgcatcagtacacagggtgcattgactaatgataacaatgcacccgccacatttaatggcccagcacgtactctaataaggaaccggacaaaagaataccggttccgagtacacaattgcaatgcacccaggggaagctgaacaaaagaatatcggcctcccccacccaaacccccaatactttctgctggtaataacttggtacttggtgatgcctcgaccagaagcggtcaggccctttataagggccctatgggcaacctagggagacaccacagcatcgtagaggtttacaattaacgagctactctcgattcactaatatcaaaacctatattaccTCGGCCATTTACcgttcgaccgaccgttcaaaattgcgccaaatttcctcaatcaaaattgcgcacccttttctctttggcatttaactgctccattcaaattccatagcaccaccacccccaccacccgcctgctaccgatgggctactctttccgattagcagcaagggatcttttatttgcgcttcccacaggcaggatagcacaaaccatggcctttgttgaaccagttatggatcactggtcagtgcaagtggtttttacctacccactgagcatTGCGCAGCACTcgctcaggatttggagtctgtatctggattaaaaatcccatgcctcgactgggatccgaatcaagtacctaccagcctgtagaccgatggcctaaccacgacgccaccgaggctggtaagaTCCTTTGAAGATTGTGCgacagaattacgaaatgttttatttccattagccgatgatgaattaatcaatttgaattggtgatgtcgttaaacaaaatcaccCCTGCGCGTCCTgcaacctcaccgtggtgcaggggtgtaacattctctttgagaacccctcgCGTGCTgcaacctcaccgtggtgcaggggtgtaacattctctttgagaatgaccaatacagcacaaattgacattttgagtaaaagtcagtatttatctgttatatttgtatttttgcacagttctttacactgtgtttttatttaaatcttgaatttttagattgatgttgatcatcaccttatttatttgcattaccatagtttgacacccaatagccgatgtatttttcgtgctggggtgtcgttaaacattcattcattcattcattcattcattcattaaacaaaatcagatttaactttttttcaattaatgcttaacgacactttaaaaccaaaaacatatcggccatatttattttgtttaacggcaccacaaGAACACGTCGGAATATTCCAAGGGacaaacaaagtttgttttgtttaacgacaccaatagagcacattaatttagtaatcatcggctaatgaatgtgaaacatttgataattttaacatatagtcttcttagagacgaaacccgctacatttttccattcgtagcaatggatttttcatatgcaccatccaagataatacatacaacggcctttgatatgccaatcaGTACGAGATAAAAACTTTGATACAAAGGGAGACAACCCATCCGTCTCTGGGTTAATATATCAGGTCTCAGGCCACAGTTAATTGCAATATGTTTTCTCATGTAGCCACAGTGGCTGtggcatttttattaatttcaccggGCCATTGACATTTCACAAGAAACGTTACCTACCTGGGGCCAATGAACATTAAACACGACGACTCCTGTTGTCCAGCTTTTTTtcacgttatatcaatgtaaacaaatacgCGGGCTAAGgaaccgaatcacacccatttctgtgcACTTTACACAAATGTTGCATGATTTCAACGTGCTGTGTTGGACAGTATGCAGTATCCaatgtaaaccaagtgcacatattcactaactgcatcctcttccctttcaaacccagtgtaacaagtCAGCATacaaagcagctccccagccattaatcacataacaagaaaactatatttccTCGCATTCATTTCCGTattgggtggataactctagtccgATGCCACATTGTGAAAAACAGGACAAAGATTCGGGCTGCTATCTTAATAGTAATTAAACGCCCAGCTTGATAAAAAGGCAGACAACTCTTCCTTCTCTGGGTTTATCGCTTGCTACAATTATTTACACTGTATATGTTTCTATGTAGCTTTAGTAGCTATAAcatgttatattaataaaagtagGCCCATGGATTTGTTTATACACCTTTGTTTGCCTGAGGgcaacataccctgaaaaggacaaccctaGTTGTCCAGTTCTTTCTCCCAGGTTCCAACAAACATACCCACTAACCCTGGCTGGAGTACagacattttacacaaaaagaacTACTTTTGCATTGTCCGGaattactataaaaaaaaatccttcaaTATCAACAAGTTACACGTGTTTGCAAACGTCATGCTCTtacctgtcaacttcagtctaatagttgccacttcaaaactgtttgccatgaaataatcactaCTTACGCGGACAAATTTTCAtgaaccaaatgggaagataactgtgatatgaggcctatcattcCAGTTTGTTTTCTAAAAACTAGCTAACTCTAATGCATTctaatgatatacatattaaagcaacgCTTAGTAATTATATCGATATCACCTTTAAAATTTGAGTATCGTGATTAAAacggaaaggaatatttatttaaaattcgGCCTATTATGCAATTCGTACCGATAAAGAATcaacgaatgaataaatgaatgtttaacgacaccccagcatgaataATACATTGGATGGAAAACTACGATAAATGCAAAATTGAAGTGAGTCATTGACGTACTACGGGTGGGGCACTTATTGGAATGGGGAGGGGGCACTCTAATTCCCTGATGccgatcgatcctacgaccatACGCACATgaagcgagtgctctaccaccgagctatCCCCGCCCCTCATAATTAGAAGACACGTGAAAATGTTCAACGTTGAAACGAAAAGAATCGGTGTAGGTATCAGTATAACAAACAACATCTCACAGAGTTACGGGGCGggtcgtagtccagtggtaaagatcAGTATAACAAACAACATCTCACCGAGTTACGGGGCGggtcgtagtccagtggtaaagaacaGTATAACAAACAACATCTCACAGAGTTACGGGGCGggtcgtagtccagtggtaaagaacaGTATAACAAACAACATCTCACCGAGTTAAGGGGCGggtcgtagtccagtggtaaagatcAGTATAACAAACAACATCTCACCGAGTTAAGGGGCGggtcgtagtccagtggtaaagaacaGTATAACAAACAACATCTCACAGAGTTACGGGGCGggtcgtagtccagtggtaaagatcAGTATAACAAACAACATCTCACCGAGTTAAGGGGCGggtcgtagtccagtggtaaagaacaGTATAACAAACAACATCTCACAGAGTTACTGGGCGggtcgtagtccagtggtaaagatcAGTATAACAAACAACATCTCACCGAGTTAAGGGGCGggtcgtagtccagtggtaaagatcAGTATAACAAACAACATCTCACCGAGTTAAGGGGCGggtcgtagtccagtggtaaagatcAGTATAACAAACATCTCACAGAgttacggggcgggacgtagtccagtggtaaagatcAGTATAACAAACAACATCTCACAGAGTTACGGGGCGggtcgtagtccagtggtaaagatcAGTATAACAAACAACATCTCACCGagttaaggggcgggacgtagtccagtggtaaagatcAGTATAACAAACAACATCTCACCGagttaaggggcgggacgtagtccagtggtaaagatcAGTATAACAAACAACATCTCACCGAGTTAAGGGGCGggtcgtagtccagtggtaaagatcAGTATAACAAACAACATCTCACCGAgttacggggcgggacgtagtccagtggtaaagattAGTATAACAAACAACATCTCACAGAgttacggggcgggacgtagtccagtggtaaagatcAGTATAACAAACAACATCTCACCGagttaaggggcgggacgtagtccagtggtaaagatcAGTATAACAAACAACATCTCACAGAGTTAAGGGGCGggtcgtagtccagtggtaaagatcAGTATAACAAACAACATCTCACCGAgttacggggcgggacgtagtccagtggtaagaTCAGTATAACAAACATCTCACAGAGTTACGGGGCGggtcgtagtccagtggtaaagatcAGTATAACAAACAACATCTCACAGAGTTACGGGGCGggtcgtagtccagtggtaaagatcAGTATAACAAACAACATCTCACAGAGTTAAGGGGCGggtcgtagtccagtggtaaagattAGTATAACAAACAACATCTCACAGagttaaggggcgggacgtagtccagtggtaaagatcAGTATAACAAACAACATCTCACAGagttaaggggcaggacgtagtccagtgataaagtgctcgcttggggcacggtcggtataggatcgatcctcgtcgttgggcccactgggctatttctcgttccagccagtgcatcacgactggtatatcctcTCTAGGTatctgtgtcaaaattaccaaaacgttgacatccaatagccgataattaataaatcaagtgctctagaggtgtcgttaaataaagcaaactttaactttctccaATTAACGTAAAAACTCGGAACAGGTcctttcaaatatttattttttatttcaagaaATCAGTTAACCAATAAAAGGACAGCTTTACTGTCTAGGTGCACTGTGCCAATACGGTTTCCCAATCATGGCTTTCTAgttcctttctctctctttacTGCACCAGAAAGAACTACTTCTTCAACATTTCTGATGTTTTCTTCAGATAATGGTCGTTTGGCACATTCTGGCAACGTGTCAGTCTGTCTTCTGTGTATGTGACTTTTttcctttaccatagtttgacacccaatagccgatgtattttttgttctgggatgtcgttaaacacctaTTCTGCTCTATTCTATTCTCTTCAGAATTTGTCTTATGTTAAAACATGGGTCGTTTTGTTTTCCGCTCTACAACGGCAATACAACCCTAtcctttaaaataacaaacaaccacttttaaaacagttttatttgtaGATGGTTCCTCATCAAAGAAAGATCTGAAAGAGAACAAATCAGCCtatttatgaaaattatttatttacctgcctgtctttatctctgtctgtctctctgtctgtctgtttatacATCTGTCTCAATGGATGCCTGTCTGCCTatctaacatatatttttttagcatagccagtgtaatcaaagtatttgatatttatcagatcacatactttcagaatttgataactttacaAATTAGGTCACTGCACTACGTGTATTGACCTTTAAGAAGACGTTCTACGGTGACATTCTATAATTGACGTGTACATTCATagttaacaaataaaaacatttcaatagcaactttacacttaAAGCTGTTCAgcgtttagaaaacaaaaaaaaggttGAACAATAGTTTAtattgatgtaaggacatccaaaatgacgtgattcgagtttgacatcatttccattcaaaaagacaccacgTCACATATTCTTCTGTAATTTCAATCTAGTAATGGCAGATTGGAATTAAAGctgtgtgtacagtttacaaaaacacgttgtaattagcttgagattatatgataaagagattattaccctcgtgagtttcggtatcgtcaatatcatatattaggaatacaaataatgtacaatttttctgtctgtctgtctgtctgtctctctctctctctctctctctctctctctctctctctctctctctctctctctctctctctctctctctctctctctctctctctctaaatatatatatatatatatagatgtgtgtgtgtgtgtatgtgtatgtgtatgtgtatgtgtatatgcatatgtatatatatatatatatatatatatatatatatatatatatacttcaaaCTATATCTACTTCCTAACGAGGATGAATTCCGTACCTGCTCTTACCTATTCTCGATTATGCATGTCGCTCAATTCTGTCATCACCTGTCGAAATTCATCCATAGTGACCTGGCGTTTCCTAAACACGGAGAtaaacaatacatttataatacaaCATTTATCACATGTTAGTCCCAATATCAAGGCGTTTTGTCATAAACACTGCGTACCAACCaatctactactactgctactgttcctcttactactactgctgctaatgctactactactatcataCGTTAGATATATCACcgttaggaggactgccactttgcAGGATGAACCATCATTTCTATTTCGTTTATAGGAAAATTGTCATTCAAAGAACTGGTTAAACTAGCGTAGACCTACACAAGATTGAGTCCATTGGATATGTATACAGTGATAGTGGGTGATTTGAACTAAATTGTACCATCTGTTTCAACTCACCATCCAGATCAGCCATATCCAGGACTGTCCGAGCCTCTCTCGTGGTGAACACGTCTTCTAGTTCAGACTCGTCCACAAGGCCGTCCAGGTTCTTGTCAAACTCAGAAAGatttttaagaaaaaattaaaaggaaattataaaatgaaatcaaaatataaaccttgacacaaacatatattttatattcattaatacagtgaatgagagagagcgagagagagtgAGGGGGGATGGAGGTACAGTTAAACCTTTCAAAACCACactctctgtaaaccagaattccctcaaaaccagacgtttttcatggtctctttttaaatatctgtacagaagagaacctctcttaATCGGATACATCTTATAACCGGACTTTTTgtttggtcccaagggtgtccggtttagaggagtttcattgTAGTAGGTACTAAGTATGTAACAGACGGAGAGAGAACAGTCTACAATTAACACAATCGTGTCATACCTAAAATGACGTCTTTTGATATAGTcatccaaaaaaaacaaaataaataaataaatattcacatttattaGACAAATGTTCAACCTTAATATTTCACGTTGATAGAGGCGGAGAGAAAGTATTACAGAAAGAGAGGAAGTGGAGAAGACAAAGAACAGAAAAAACGTTTTGCGATGGTATAAACGGAAGGATGTGGAGATATCAGGGActatattttcgaagccatcttagcgctaccaAATCGTAAAAACCATCGTAAGTTGGGTCGTCACTACAACACACgtcatagtgacgtcatagctttcgatggttttacgatttcgtagatcaagattgcttcgaaaatatggtccCAGTTCTGTTCTACCTCGTTTTCGACCGAGGACTGCAGCTACTGAGACTACTGTCTTGATAGTGCTGTAAATCGTGGCTGCTCTCTTCACCCCATTCCAGACCCGTTTCCATCTTATCCAGCCTCCTTCCGCCCCACGGCTCACGACAAGAGCCACCAGCAAAATCAACAGATATGCGTGCTTcatctacaaaataaaacagtgtttGTAATAGCCTTTTTGTCTGTGGAATTGTTTGGTCTAGTTTTAGTACGATAGCAtaatgcgctgtcggtctaggatcaatccccgtatgtgggcccattgggttattctCGTTCCATCTAGTGAAAGTTTCAAATTAGAACGTGGATGTAGGCAAGGTGATCCACTCTcgccatatatttttattatatgtgcaGAAATTCACGCAATATCAATTATAATTCCGACgaaataaatagtttaaaaatagcTGGAGAGGACTTCCTCTTATCTCAATATGCAGAGGACACAAGCTTTATTCTAGATGGATCTCTCTAATCTCTTGACATACCTTAATAATTTTCGATTTATATGCTAATGTGTCTGGCGTGAAGATAAACTATTCGAAATCGAAAGTCGTATGGATAGGCAGCATAAAATACTCAAAATATGTGTATCACCATGTAAAATGGAAATTAGAATCGAGtgcagaacattttgaaatgttagttaCAGTTTTCAATTgacttaaaacaaattactgcaatcaattttgaaataaaaataatgaaatgaaaaatttaataaagatcTGGTCTGTAAGAAAATTGATACTCTTAGGAAGAATAGTCGTTTTTAAATCTTTAATAATTCCTAAACGAACTCACCTATTAATTGCATTGCTTAACCCGCcagaacaaacaataaaacaaatatataaatggcTTTTGAATTTATCTGGCAAAATAAACCGGATAGAATAAAACGGGAAACTTCAACTCAAAGCTATTCAAACGGCGGCATTAAAATGCTAAATATTTAGAATTTTATGATAGCGTTAAAATCTATATGAATTAGCAGACTCTTTTCATCTAAAGCAAAGTGGAAAATATTGTTTGAAGTTACTACAAAATTATCTGTACaaaacaagaaattaaaaaaatctttttggGAAAATGTCTTACATAGTTGGTGgttaattcaacaaaaataaattccaGAAAGCATAAATGATATAATCAGAATCAATATTTGGTATAGCAGTAAAATATatcagggctagaaatgaaaataaaaatctacatgcaccaggtgcatgctgaaaaaaaggttacatgcaccattaaaattctgcatgcaccaaaaataaggtaaatcggaattattcggcaatacctatatttatttattaacagtaccggaacgttatacaactgcgtttattactgattcttgatcaaatttgaaaatttcacccaacgtaaacgccgtacagaaatctataataggcctattacaaaaacgtacaaatatttgtgttttgtattaagcaagttatcaacttttttaactcgataagatcagttggtataatataaattagcatacggaattcgacgagaagttgcgattgaaataatcaatggctgacttcgagtcaactacgcgagtaacgcacctgcacgttcgcaaacatctgatcaagtgcccatatctgaggtcgaaaatgtacacggcagttacggtactttgtattgatcacagatctggcggagttcaatttgtcagtgacaATAACTGTGATATGCgcgtggataccccaaagtcggtctcGGCCACCTTCCCTAACaccgttcacggatataaccgagatattgccggcaattttcgaatatatttcacggaaatgaccgaaagggcGCCATTGTTATGAGTAGtattatgggatacaaaatggatgcgcccataagataaaagttatcgttttcatgtggcgaacagattacgaaatgcatacccaaaattcaacaacttgaatctgaatctggtagacaacaggatactagtatacgcaatacacagtacttgaaaaatattagcatgcaccgcgtgcacccagttttaaaagttacatgcacacgcaaaaatcagcatgcaccggtgcatgtactaacactgcatttcgagccctgatatATTATGAACACTTTATTAAAAACGGCGGCCCAAGAGgaatgaaatctccagtaaagaatATCAtgaggagtggctgtcctcctacagaatGGAATCTCCAGTAAAGAATATCAtgaggagtggctgtcctcctacagaatGGAATCTCCAGTAAAGAATATCATGAGTGGCTGTCCTACAGAATGGAATCTCCAGTAAAGAATATCAtgaggagtggctgtcctcctacagaatggaatctccagtaaagaatatgaggagtggctgtcctcctacagaatGGAATCAAATGTCCATTCTACTCGGTGTTGTACAGAGATACAGCCCTGATCACgcattacggttttgtcgttcagatttaagACTGACGGATCACATCCACGTGGGGCCTCGCCGACTGCGAGTTTTAAAGATTTGTTATATAAATACAATCTACGCATGGGTTTGCATATCTATTGTCTTGGTTGACGCGgaaaatatgatagtgtagtttatttacgataaaacggtcaaataaagaagttactttttcagccatctttgtttattcgtgtaaaataatggtttatttatcaaaTAGATAGGAGAAAAAAGACTCcgtcatatgcggtcatgtgggatagaacaagtacacccgaggtggtggaattTAGACTATGGGACTCAgcaaaatatctatatatatatgtaagtatgtatgtatgtatgtatatatatctatatatatatatatatatatagagagagagagagagagagagagagagagagagagagagagagagagagagagagagagagagagagagagagagagagagagagagatattgttgggggttttggggtttttttttggtacattcGAAATTATTGGTAGGTAAAagccagtttgggctactacaaacatttgtTCCATACAACACTGTACACACTGTGAAACacactatagtccgtcccacagggatttgtaaattgcacacacaaaaaacccagtttgtttgagggttggggtttttttttgttattctcaaaacacttttacttttcttcttatgtcaaaccaaactgaaattatttacaaaaaaacaccaa
Above is a genomic segment from Gigantopelta aegis isolate Gae_Host chromosome 7, Gae_host_genome, whole genome shotgun sequence containing:
- the LOC121377051 gene encoding uncharacterized protein LOC121377051, producing MKHAYLLILLVALVVSRGAEGGWIRWKRVWNGVKRAATIYSTIKTVVSVAAVLGRKREFDKNLDGLVDESELEDVFTTREARTVLDMADLDGNARSLWMNFDR